In a genomic window of Vibrio orientalis CIP 102891 = ATCC 33934:
- a CDS encoding ABC transporter ATP-binding protein produces the protein MTAPLISIRNLCVDYITEAGDVRACNNVSFDIAPGEVFGLAGESGCGKSTVAFSLMRLHKPPAFITGGEVIFNGEDILKYSDERMQSFRWSEMSMVFQSAMNALNPVLTMEDQFCDVIMRHTNMTREQARKRAEGLLEIVDIHPSRLNDYPHQFSGGMRQRLVIAIALALNPKMIIMDEPTTALDVVVQREILQKIYALKEEFGFSILFITHDLSLMVEFSDRIGIMYSGELIEVAPSKEILESPFHPYTKGLGSSFPPLTGPKTKLTGIPGNPLNLLEIPQGCRFQARCDRVHEACTRIPTQLRQIEPNRFSNCHLYGEPIAQAKL, from the coding sequence ATGACAGCACCACTCATTTCTATCCGCAACTTATGCGTTGACTATATTACAGAAGCGGGCGATGTCCGTGCCTGTAACAATGTGAGCTTTGATATTGCCCCAGGTGAAGTTTTCGGCCTAGCAGGCGAATCAGGCTGTGGTAAATCAACCGTCGCATTCTCGCTAATGCGTCTTCACAAGCCGCCAGCATTTATTACTGGTGGCGAGGTAATCTTCAATGGCGAAGATATCCTTAAATACAGTGATGAACGTATGCAATCATTCCGTTGGAGTGAGATGTCTATGGTGTTCCAAAGTGCGATGAACGCACTGAACCCAGTACTGACAATGGAAGATCAATTCTGCGACGTGATCATGCGCCACACCAATATGACTCGTGAACAAGCACGGAAGCGCGCTGAAGGGCTATTGGAAATCGTTGATATTCACCCTAGCCGTCTTAATGACTACCCTCACCAGTTCTCTGGCGGTATGCGTCAGCGCCTAGTTATTGCAATTGCACTCGCGCTTAACCCGAAAATGATCATCATGGATGAGCCAACAACTGCACTAGATGTGGTTGTACAGCGTGAAATCTTACAGAAGATTTATGCGCTTAAAGAAGAGTTTGGCTTCTCTATCCTATTCATTACTCACGATCTTTCATTGATGGTCGAATTCTCAGACCGCATCGGCATTATGTACTCCGGTGAACTGATTGAAGTTGCTCCATCAAAAGAGATCTTGGAAAGTCCTTTCCACCCATACACGAAAGGTTTGGGTAGTTCTTTCCCTCCATTAACAGGCCCTAAAACTAAGCTAACGGGTATTCCTGGTAACCCTCTAAACCTTTTAGAGATACCTCAAGGCTGTCGTTTCCAAGCTCGCTGTGACCGCGTTCATGAAGCTTGTACTCGCATCCCTACCCAGCTAAGACAAATTGAGCCAAATCGTTTCTCAAACTGCCACCTATATGGTGAGCCAATCGCTCAGGCGAAGCTCTAG
- a CDS encoding N-acetylglucosamine kinase, whose amino-acid sequence MTLYYVGIDGGGTSCRARIRTENGEFIGEAKSGSANILLGVDVAMASIIDAITQAAKQGDLSESDFGSMHVGLALAGAEQKSAWQQFMALAHPFASMVLNTDAYGACVGAHNGDDGAIMIAGTGSCGIYLAGDTQHVVGGREFPISDQGGGAVMGLHLIQQVLLAQDDIIEKTPLSQHVMAHFNHDVDQIVAWSKSALPRDYGQFSPAIFQHAHQGDPLAIKMLQQTAADIEMFLVALNRKGATRICLMGSIAERIKAWLSPPVQTWIVDPQFDAIEGALMFAGKPEHNLY is encoded by the coding sequence ATGACGCTGTATTATGTCGGCATTGATGGCGGTGGCACTTCTTGTCGCGCACGTATTCGCACTGAAAATGGCGAGTTTATCGGTGAAGCTAAAAGTGGTAGCGCTAATATTTTATTAGGTGTCGATGTCGCCATGGCATCAATTATCGACGCCATTACTCAAGCGGCTAAGCAAGGCGACTTAAGCGAATCTGATTTTGGCTCCATGCATGTAGGCCTGGCTTTAGCAGGTGCAGAGCAAAAATCAGCTTGGCAGCAATTTATGGCTCTGGCGCACCCATTTGCCTCTATGGTTCTTAATACCGACGCTTACGGTGCATGTGTTGGCGCCCATAACGGTGACGATGGTGCAATCATGATTGCGGGTACTGGTTCGTGTGGTATTTACCTAGCAGGTGACACTCAACACGTTGTTGGTGGCCGAGAGTTCCCAATTTCTGATCAAGGTGGCGGCGCTGTCATGGGCCTTCATCTGATCCAGCAAGTTCTACTCGCACAAGACGATATCATTGAGAAAACACCTCTTTCTCAACATGTTATGGCTCATTTCAATCACGATGTCGATCAAATCGTAGCCTGGTCTAAAAGTGCTCTACCACGCGATTACGGTCAATTTTCGCCAGCGATTTTTCAACATGCCCATCAAGGCGATCCATTAGCGATCAAAATGCTGCAACAAACTGCTGCTGATATAGAGATGTTTCTTGTCGCACTGAACCGTAAAGGCGCAACGCGTATCTGTTTGATGGGCAGTATCGCTGAACGCATCAAAGCGTGGTTATCACCACCCGTACAAACTTGGATCGTAGATCCTCAATTTGATGCTATTGAAGGCGCACTTATGTTTGCAGGTAAGCCTGAACATAATTTGTATTAA
- a CDS encoding ABC transporter ATP-binding protein, producing the protein MSKEFGELLVEGKNLIKDFPINSNSLQQPMMRAINDVSFKMYKSRGLAVVGESGSGKSTTAKMIAKMYAPTSGTIEYKGRDIQKITSRSDVMNYREGVQMVWQDPFGSLNPTHNIFHHILRPLLIHKKVDPRNKKEQEERVYDLLEQVGLIPPKETAQKFPHQLSGGQRQRVNLARNIAVGAEVVLADEPTSMLDVSIRAGVLNLMEEMKFEKQMSLLYITHDIATARYIAEDLSVMYVGHMVEWGDTDEIIHNPQHPYTQLLVSAVPDPSKSIHQKLKGNKGEIPLWTPASAGCPFAGRCQHASDKCREQLPAVTQLSDNHFVRCYLYEN; encoded by the coding sequence ATGAGCAAAGAATTTGGTGAACTACTAGTCGAAGGGAAAAACCTAATTAAGGATTTCCCGATCAATAGTAATTCCTTACAACAACCTATGATGCGTGCAATCAATGACGTGTCATTCAAAATGTATAAAAGTCGTGGCTTGGCTGTGGTCGGTGAGTCAGGTTCAGGTAAATCAACCACTGCGAAGATGATCGCGAAAATGTACGCTCCGACATCAGGTACCATCGAATACAAAGGGCGTGATATTCAAAAAATCACTTCGCGTTCTGATGTTATGAACTACCGTGAAGGTGTACAGATGGTATGGCAGGACCCGTTTGGTTCGCTCAACCCAACTCATAACATCTTTCACCATATTTTACGTCCATTGCTGATCCACAAAAAAGTCGATCCACGCAATAAGAAAGAGCAAGAAGAGCGAGTTTACGACCTGCTTGAGCAAGTCGGTTTGATCCCACCAAAAGAGACTGCGCAAAAGTTCCCGCACCAGTTATCGGGCGGTCAACGTCAGCGTGTAAACCTAGCTCGTAACATTGCTGTTGGCGCAGAAGTGGTATTAGCGGATGAACCGACATCCATGCTTGATGTATCGATTCGTGCAGGTGTTTTAAACCTGATGGAAGAGATGAAGTTTGAAAAGCAGATGTCTCTACTTTACATCACTCACGATATTGCGACGGCACGTTACATCGCTGAAGATCTTTCAGTTATGTATGTGGGCCATATGGTGGAATGGGGTGACACAGATGAGATCATTCATAACCCTCAACACCCATACACCCAACTATTGGTTTCTGCGGTACCGGATCCAAGCAAATCGATTCATCAGAAGCTGAAAGGTAACAAAGGGGAGATCCCTCTTTGGACTCCTGCTTCTGCTGGCTGTCCATTTGCCGGCCGTTGCCAACATGCCTCAGACAAATGTCGTGAACAATTACCAGCAGTAACTCAACTGTCTGATAACCACTTTGTCCGTTGTTACCTATACGAAAATTAA
- a CDS encoding ABC transporter permease encodes MKDLFKLILGNAYACAGLVIVSLFIFMAVAAPLITKHAPDKRTGNPHEYPSYIVKSAQANPDGWIAENLATDRRTMIMSKKADHVLGTSRMGRDIWSQLVHGARISLGVGFGAGLTVCFLATIIGISAGYFGGRVDDVLTAAMNIMLVIPQYPLLFVLAAFIGEAGPLTIAIIIGCTSWAWGARVIRSQTLALREKEFVKAAEVLGESSFRIIFVEILPNLIPIVGASFIGSVMYAIGMESIISFLGLGDPSTISWGIMLYNVQTSSAMLIGAWWEVVAPCIALTILVTGLALLNFAVDEIANPQLRSHKGMKRWKKLAAQDQKEREPELPPQNALWSGDK; translated from the coding sequence ATGAAAGACCTATTCAAACTTATTCTTGGCAACGCATACGCATGTGCAGGCCTAGTGATTGTTTCATTGTTTATCTTTATGGCTGTGGCTGCGCCGCTTATCACTAAGCACGCTCCAGATAAACGTACGGGTAACCCACATGAATACCCAAGCTATATCGTAAAATCAGCGCAAGCTAACCCTGATGGTTGGATCGCTGAAAACCTAGCAACTGACCGCCGCACTATGATCATGTCTAAGAAAGCGGACCACGTTTTAGGTACAAGCCGTATGGGCCGCGATATTTGGTCTCAGCTAGTACACGGTGCGCGTATCTCTCTAGGTGTCGGCTTTGGTGCAGGTCTAACAGTATGTTTCCTAGCAACCATCATCGGTATCTCTGCGGGTTACTTTGGCGGTCGTGTCGATGACGTGCTCACTGCTGCGATGAACATCATGTTGGTAATTCCTCAATACCCACTGCTGTTTGTTCTTGCCGCCTTCATTGGTGAAGCAGGCCCACTAACCATTGCCATCATCATTGGCTGTACCTCCTGGGCTTGGGGTGCGAGGGTAATACGCTCTCAGACTCTAGCGTTACGTGAGAAAGAGTTCGTGAAAGCCGCTGAAGTATTAGGCGAGTCTTCATTCCGAATCATCTTTGTTGAGATTCTACCGAACCTAATCCCAATCGTAGGCGCAAGCTTCATCGGTTCAGTAATGTACGCAATTGGTATGGAGTCGATTATTTCATTCCTAGGCCTAGGTGACCCAAGCACTATCAGTTGGGGCATCATGCTGTACAACGTACAAACATCATCCGCAATGCTGATTGGCGCATGGTGGGAAGTTGTTGCACCTTGTATCGCACTGACAATTCTAGTAACGGGCCTAGCTCTCCTTAACTTCGCAGTCGATGAAATTGCTAACCCTCAACTTCGTTCACACAAAGGGATGAAGCGTTGGAAAAAGCTAGCAGCACAAGACCAAAAAGAGCGTGAGCCAGAACTACCACCTCAAAATGCACTTTGGAGCGGAGATAAATAA
- a CDS encoding beta-N-acetylhexosaminidase codes for MSYRVELAVLSEQKQFCRFGLTIHNLSDKDLTDWRLQFIIDRFILPDSFTHGEVVQIGSFCTVQPDVNCLAANQHYYCEFSINTAPLRFYTDGFKDALILADGGANKYPVTLTPIALASPFRERSEVAQVKPSELALIPKPNHIEVQGGYFSLTHSSQITLKASLAEKAATWLQQELTQLYGFTAPAIGQSDIVYRNNPTLDEGEYQLTVNSSGARLESGSRSGFVHASATLIQLIQVDEHNNLSIPYLKIVDRPRFKYRGMMLDCARHFHSLEMVKRLINQLAHYKFNTFHWHLTDDEGWRIEIKSLPELTSVGAYRGTQTALEPQYSHLADLYGGYYSQEEIKEVIAYAEERGINVIPEIDIPGHCRAAIKSLPELLADPDDRSQYRSIQHYNDNVLSPALPGTYLFLDKVLEEVAELFPSTWVHIGADEVPDGVWLESPACQALMKQEGYQSTKELQGHLLRYAEKKLRSLGKRMVGWEEAQHGDKVSKDTVIYSWLSEEAALNCAKQGFDVILQPGQSTYLDMTQDYSPEEPGVDWAAVIPLESAYRYEPLAQVPEHDPIRKRILGIQCALWSEIVTTQSRMDYMVFPRLTAMAEACWTEKPARDWEDYLSRLKSHLALLDKQEIEYRQPWK; via the coding sequence ATGAGCTACCGCGTTGAACTTGCAGTGCTATCCGAGCAAAAACAATTTTGCCGCTTCGGTTTGACTATTCATAACCTAAGTGACAAGGATTTAACGGATTGGCGCCTGCAATTCATTATTGATCGCTTTATTTTGCCTGACAGTTTTACTCATGGTGAAGTGGTACAAATTGGTAGCTTCTGCACCGTACAGCCTGACGTCAACTGCCTAGCCGCGAACCAACATTACTACTGTGAATTTAGCATTAATACTGCACCACTGCGTTTTTATACCGATGGCTTTAAAGATGCTCTGATCCTAGCTGACGGTGGTGCCAATAAATACCCTGTTACCCTAACACCGATTGCTCTAGCCTCACCTTTCCGTGAGCGCAGCGAAGTCGCACAGGTGAAACCAAGTGAGTTAGCCCTGATTCCAAAGCCGAATCATATCGAAGTTCAAGGTGGCTATTTCTCCCTTACTCACTCAAGCCAGATCACTCTAAAGGCATCGTTGGCTGAAAAAGCGGCGACTTGGCTGCAACAAGAGCTGACGCAACTTTATGGCTTTACAGCACCCGCGATTGGTCAAAGTGACATTGTTTATCGCAACAATCCAACACTCGATGAAGGGGAATACCAACTAACGGTCAATAGCTCAGGTGCTCGCCTAGAGTCAGGCTCTCGCTCAGGTTTTGTTCATGCAAGTGCAACGCTGATTCAGTTAATTCAAGTCGATGAGCACAACAATCTCTCGATTCCTTACTTAAAGATCGTTGATCGACCACGCTTTAAATATCGTGGCATGATGCTAGATTGCGCTCGTCACTTCCATTCACTAGAGATGGTTAAGCGACTGATCAACCAACTTGCTCACTACAAATTCAATACTTTTCATTGGCACCTCACTGATGATGAAGGTTGGCGCATTGAAATCAAATCACTGCCAGAGCTGACGTCTGTCGGTGCTTACCGTGGTACTCAAACAGCACTCGAACCACAATATAGCCATTTAGCGGATCTGTATGGTGGCTATTACAGCCAAGAAGAGATCAAAGAAGTGATCGCCTATGCGGAAGAGCGAGGCATTAACGTCATCCCTGAAATCGATATCCCCGGTCACTGCCGTGCAGCAATCAAATCATTACCTGAATTACTCGCGGATCCAGACGATCGTTCTCAATATCGCAGCATTCAACACTACAACGACAATGTGCTCTCTCCTGCATTGCCAGGCACATACCTGTTCTTAGATAAAGTACTCGAAGAAGTCGCTGAGTTATTCCCTTCAACTTGGGTTCATATCGGCGCAGATGAAGTGCCTGATGGCGTTTGGCTTGAAAGCCCTGCCTGCCAAGCCTTAATGAAACAAGAGGGCTACCAAAGTACCAAAGAACTTCAGGGTCACCTACTTCGCTATGCAGAGAAAAAGCTTCGCTCACTTGGCAAACGCATGGTCGGCTGGGAAGAAGCACAACATGGCGACAAGGTCAGTAAAGATACCGTGATTTATTCATGGCTTAGCGAAGAAGCGGCGCTTAACTGTGCCAAACAAGGATTCGATGTAATCTTGCAGCCGGGTCAGTCAACTTATCTAGATATGACTCAAGACTATAGTCCGGAAGAGCCTGGTGTCGATTGGGCCGCTGTTATTCCGTTAGAAAGTGCATATCGCTACGAACCGCTGGCTCAGGTTCCTGAACATGACCCAATTCGTAAACGAATTTTAGGCATTCAATGTGCCTTATGGAGTGAGATTGTCACCACCCAATCTCGCATGGATTACATGGTTTTCCCAAGATTAACTGCCATGGCAGAAGCCTGCTGGACCGAAAAGCCAGCTCGAGATTGGGAAGATTATCTATCACGGTTGAAGAGTCATTTAGCTCTGCTTGACAAACAAGAAATTGAATACCGCCAACCGTGGAAATAA
- a CDS encoding glycoside hydrolase family 9 protein — translation MLLLTNHIGYEALGPKQAVLMTRKPRLSSTTALLVCADSHQTVASFSINKGTKVANWHQGNFFRIEFSHFEQVGRYYLRVDNLRSEIFQVAEGLLLKNTFSDVLHYFKSQRCGGRFDQQDHHAPILGSDKTADVHGGWYDASGDVSKYLSHLSYANHLNPQQIPMVVWNMFKGAELISDNDNVPLFSKVRLTEEALFGADFLVRMQDEAGFFYMTVFDKWSKDIKQREICAYATQEGVKSEDYQAAYRQGGGIAIAALALAARQDEHGEYQSSDYLDAATRGYWHLKEHNHQYLNDGEENIIDEYCALLAAIELFKSSNNPEFLTECRLWSEKLQQRQRCDEQFNHFWSANSDGSRPYYHAAEAGLPVIALCEYLAIESDETLSAAALNTVIQALKFELTITSHVANPFGYPRQYVKAVDSDKRDAFFVAHNNETGYWWQGENARLGSLSSMVFFALPYLQDPALKQQLMTFSQDCLNWILGLNPYDMCMLDGHGHNNPDYLPDLGFFNAKGGVCNGITGGFEDEEDIAFNPPKQKDDMLQNWRWGEQWIPHGAWYLLAILNHSTYFTAQGDKS, via the coding sequence ATGCTGCTACTTACTAACCATATTGGTTATGAAGCCCTTGGGCCTAAGCAGGCCGTTTTGATGACGCGTAAGCCACGACTTTCTTCTACCACTGCGCTGTTAGTCTGTGCTGACAGTCATCAAACTGTAGCGTCTTTTAGTATCAATAAGGGTACTAAGGTCGCCAACTGGCACCAAGGGAATTTTTTTCGCATCGAGTTCTCCCACTTTGAACAAGTTGGTCGTTACTACCTGAGAGTCGACAATTTACGTTCTGAAATCTTTCAGGTAGCTGAAGGCTTACTGCTAAAAAATACCTTTTCTGATGTTTTGCACTACTTTAAATCACAACGCTGTGGTGGCCGTTTTGATCAGCAAGATCACCACGCTCCGATCCTGGGCTCAGATAAAACTGCTGATGTCCATGGCGGTTGGTATGATGCCTCAGGTGACGTGAGTAAATACCTAAGCCACCTTTCTTACGCGAACCACCTTAACCCACAACAAATTCCAATGGTTGTGTGGAATATGTTTAAAGGTGCTGAGCTCATTAGCGATAATGACAATGTCCCGCTATTTTCTAAAGTTCGCCTGACCGAAGAAGCGCTATTTGGGGCTGATTTCTTAGTCCGAATGCAAGATGAAGCTGGCTTCTTCTATATGACAGTATTCGACAAGTGGTCGAAAGATATCAAACAGCGAGAAATCTGTGCCTACGCGACTCAAGAAGGTGTTAAGTCAGAAGATTATCAAGCGGCCTACCGACAAGGTGGTGGCATCGCAATCGCAGCGTTAGCGTTAGCGGCGCGCCAAGATGAGCACGGCGAATACCAATCATCTGATTACTTAGATGCTGCTACGCGCGGTTACTGGCACTTAAAAGAGCACAATCATCAATACCTAAACGATGGTGAAGAGAACATCATTGATGAGTATTGCGCCCTACTCGCGGCGATTGAACTGTTTAAGAGCAGCAACAACCCTGAATTTTTAACTGAATGTCGCCTGTGGAGTGAGAAACTACAGCAGCGTCAACGTTGTGATGAGCAGTTTAATCATTTTTGGTCAGCCAATAGTGATGGCAGCCGTCCATATTATCACGCGGCTGAAGCTGGCTTACCAGTCATCGCCCTATGTGAATACCTTGCGATTGAGTCTGATGAGACGCTTTCCGCAGCCGCTCTAAACACCGTCATTCAAGCGCTGAAATTTGAACTTACGATAACTTCCCATGTAGCTAACCCATTTGGCTATCCACGCCAATATGTCAAAGCGGTTGATAGTGACAAACGTGATGCCTTCTTCGTCGCACACAACAACGAAACTGGTTACTGGTGGCAAGGTGAAAATGCGCGCTTAGGCTCTCTGAGCAGCATGGTTTTCTTTGCCTTGCCATACCTTCAAGATCCTGCGCTGAAACAGCAACTGATGACTTTCTCCCAAGATTGCCTCAACTGGATCTTAGGCTTGAATCCATACGACATGTGCATGCTTGATGGTCACGGTCATAACAACCCAGACTACCTACCTGACCTTGGTTTTTTCAATGCAAAAGGCGGAGTTTGTAACGGCATTACTGGTGGATTTGAAGATGAAGAAGATATCGCCTTTAACCCACCGAAACAAAAAGATGACATGCTGCAGAACTGGCGTTGGGGTGAGCAATGGATCCCTCATGGGGCTTGGTATCTGCTAGCGATTCTTAACCACTCTACTTACTTCACTGCTCAAGGAGATAAGTCATGA
- a CDS encoding GH36-type glycosyl hydrolase domain-containing protein yields the protein MKYGYFDNDNREYVITRPDVPAPWTNYLGTEKFCTVISHNAGGYSFYNSPEYNRVTKFRPNATFDRPGHYVYLRDDETGDYWSISWQPVAKSLDEASYEVRHGLSYSKFKCEYSGITATKTLFVPKGEDAEVWDVVIKNTSDKPRTISAFSFVEFSFSHIQSDNQNHQMSLYSAGTEYREGVIEYDLYYNTNDFEGFYYLASTFSPDSYDGQRDSFLGLYRDEANPIAVEQGKCSNTAQTCYNHCGSLHKQFTIQPGEEVRFAYILGIGKGNGERLREKYQDLANVDAAFAGIKQHWNERCEKFQVKSPNEGLDTMINAWTLYQAETCVVWSRFASFIEVGGRTGLGYRDTAQDAISVPHANPEMTRKRLVDLLRGQVKAGYGLHLFDPDWFDPEKADVAPSKSPTVVPTPSDDDKIHGIEDTCSDDHLWLVPTICKYVMETGEHGFFDEMIPYADGGDASVYDHMKAALDFSAEYVGQTGICKGLRADWNDCLNLGGGESSMVSFLHFWALQEFIDLAKFLGKDQDVAKYTEMAANVREACESHLWDDEGGWYIRGLTKDGDKIGTAQQAEGRVHLESNTLAVLSGAVSQERGEKAMDAVDENLFSEYGLHLNSPSFATPNDDIGFVTRVYQGVKENGAIFSHPNPWAWVAEAKLGRGDRAMKFYDALNPYNQNDIIEKRIAEPYSYVQFIMGRDHQDHGRANHPWLTGTSGWAYFAVTNFILGVRTGFDGLTIDPCIPTDWPGFEVTRQWLGATYNIKVENPSSVSKGVKSITVNGELITGHAVPVQADGSINDVVVVLG from the coding sequence ATGAAATACGGCTATTTCGATAACGACAATCGCGAATACGTCATTACTCGCCCTGACGTCCCTGCGCCATGGACTAACTACTTAGGCACAGAAAAGTTCTGTACCGTTATCTCACACAATGCTGGAGGTTACTCTTTCTACAACTCTCCAGAGTATAACCGTGTTACTAAGTTCCGTCCGAACGCAACATTTGACCGCCCTGGACACTATGTCTACCTACGTGATGATGAAACTGGTGATTACTGGTCAATCTCTTGGCAACCAGTAGCAAAAAGCCTAGACGAAGCAAGCTACGAAGTTCGCCATGGTCTTTCTTACTCAAAGTTCAAATGTGAATACAGCGGTATCACCGCTACGAAAACACTGTTCGTACCTAAAGGTGAAGACGCAGAAGTATGGGATGTCGTGATTAAAAACACTTCCGATAAACCACGTACCATCAGTGCGTTCTCATTTGTTGAGTTCTCATTTAGTCACATTCAATCTGATAACCAAAACCATCAGATGTCACTGTACTCAGCGGGTACCGAGTACCGTGAAGGCGTGATCGAATACGACCTTTACTACAACACCAATGACTTTGAAGGTTTCTACTACCTAGCTTCAACATTTAGCCCAGACTCATACGACGGCCAGCGCGATAGCTTCTTAGGTCTATACCGCGATGAAGCAAATCCAATTGCAGTCGAGCAAGGCAAGTGTTCAAACACAGCGCAAACTTGTTACAACCACTGTGGTTCACTCCACAAGCAGTTCACTATCCAGCCGGGTGAAGAAGTACGCTTTGCTTACATTCTAGGTATCGGTAAAGGCAACGGTGAGCGTCTACGTGAGAAGTACCAAGATCTTGCTAATGTTGATGCCGCATTCGCTGGCATTAAACAGCACTGGAACGAACGTTGTGAGAAATTCCAAGTGAAGTCTCCAAACGAAGGCCTAGACACCATGATCAACGCTTGGACACTTTACCAAGCAGAAACCTGTGTCGTATGGTCTCGTTTCGCGTCATTTATCGAAGTCGGTGGACGTACAGGTCTTGGCTATCGCGACACCGCTCAAGACGCAATTTCTGTCCCTCATGCTAACCCTGAAATGACACGCAAACGCCTTGTTGATCTACTTCGAGGCCAGGTGAAAGCAGGTTACGGTCTGCATCTATTTGATCCAGATTGGTTCGATCCAGAAAAAGCCGATGTTGCCCCATCAAAGTCACCAACGGTTGTTCCAACACCATCGGATGACGACAAGATCCACGGTATTGAAGATACCTGTTCTGATGACCACCTATGGCTAGTGCCTACTATCTGTAAGTACGTAATGGAAACGGGTGAGCACGGCTTCTTTGATGAGATGATTCCATACGCAGACGGCGGTGACGCCTCTGTCTATGACCATATGAAAGCGGCACTGGATTTCTCTGCTGAATACGTTGGTCAAACGGGTATCTGTAAAGGTCTTCGCGCCGACTGGAATGACTGTCTAAACCTAGGTGGTGGTGAATCATCAATGGTTTCATTCCTACATTTCTGGGCTCTACAAGAGTTTATCGACCTAGCTAAGTTCCTTGGTAAAGACCAAGATGTAGCTAAGTACACTGAAATGGCGGCGAACGTGCGTGAAGCATGTGAAAGTCACCTTTGGGATGACGAAGGTGGTTGGTACATCCGCGGTCTGACTAAAGATGGCGATAAGATTGGTACAGCGCAACAAGCAGAAGGTCGTGTACACCTAGAATCAAACACACTAGCAGTTCTTTCTGGTGCGGTTTCTCAAGAGCGTGGCGAGAAGGCGATGGATGCGGTAGATGAGAACCTATTCTCTGAATACGGTCTGCACCTAAACTCTCCTTCATTCGCAACGCCAAACGATGACATCGGCTTCGTAACACGCGTATACCAAGGCGTTAAAGAAAATGGCGCGATCTTCTCTCACCCTAACCCATGGGCATGGGTTGCAGAGGCGAAGCTTGGTCGTGGTGACCGTGCAATGAAGTTCTACGATGCACTAAACCCATACAACCAAAATGACATCATCGAAAAACGTATCGCAGAACCATACTCGTACGTTCAGTTCATCATGGGTCGTGACCACCAAGACCACGGTCGTGCAAACCACCCTTGGTTAACAGGTACCTCTGGCTGGGCATACTTCGCCGTAACCAACTTTATCCTTGGTGTACGAACTGGCTTCGATGGTCTAACGATTGATCCATGTATCCCAACCGATTGGCCTGGCTTCGAGGTAACTCGTCAATGGCTAGGCGCGACTTACAACATCAAGGTTGAGAACCCAAGCTCAGTGAGCAAAGGCGTTAAATCAATCACTGTGAACGGTGAACTTATCACTGGCCACGCTGTTCCGGTTCAGGCTGATGGCAGCATCAACGACGTTGTTGTTGTACTCGGTTAA